A genome region from Crossiella equi includes the following:
- a CDS encoding cytochrome P450 — protein MPSVPTAPGRLPLLGHLPRLARDPLDFLARQRALGDLVRVYLGPRPVHVVYSPDLVRRVLATDAAKFQRGKVFRTARALLGDGLATADDPVHRHQRRVVRPAFQRERITAYAEVMREQAELVSGSWRPGRVVHAEREMAELALTTTARALFRTGLGQAAVAEVHRSLTPVLNGVTGRALLPDPLGALPTPGNRRFRDSLHRLVSIVDDMVARYRASGTDHGDLLSTLVATHHSDAEVRAQVLNLLMAGTETTATTLTWALYQLAASPEATARLSAELAAELGERPVTAADLPRLGYLDRVLTEVLRLRTPVWLLMRTTVAPVRLAGAELPPGTEVLVVPPVLHRDPALYPAPLAFHPDRWLAPEADTWRRTRLFAFGAGAHHCVGDGFARTEMAIALATIHRRWHVRLAPGARVRERTRAFLKPTGVSLLVDPR, from the coding sequence ATGCCGTCCGTGCCAACCGCGCCCGGCCGCCTGCCCCTGCTCGGCCACCTGCCCCGGCTGGCACGCGATCCCCTGGACTTCCTGGCCCGCCAGCGCGCGCTCGGCGACCTGGTGCGGGTCTACCTCGGGCCGCGCCCGGTGCACGTGGTCTACTCCCCCGACCTGGTGCGCCGGGTGCTGGCCACGGACGCGGCGAAGTTCCAGCGCGGCAAGGTCTTCCGCACCGCGCGTGCCCTGCTCGGCGACGGGCTGGCCACCGCGGACGACCCGGTGCACCGGCACCAGCGGCGCGTGGTGCGGCCCGCGTTCCAGCGCGAGCGGATCACCGCCTACGCCGAGGTGATGCGCGAGCAGGCCGAGCTGGTGTCCGGGTCCTGGCGGCCGGGACGGGTGGTGCACGCCGAGCGCGAGATGGCCGAGCTGGCCCTGACCACCACCGCACGGGCCCTGTTCCGCACCGGGCTCGGGCAGGCCGCGGTGGCGGAGGTCCACCGCTCGCTGACCCCGGTGCTCAACGGCGTGACCGGCCGGGCCCTGCTGCCGGACCCCCTCGGCGCGCTGCCCACCCCGGGCAACCGCCGGTTCCGGGACTCGCTGCACCGGCTGGTGTCCATTGTGGACGATATGGTGGCGCGCTACCGGGCCAGCGGCACCGACCACGGCGACCTGCTGTCCACGCTGGTGGCCACGCACCACAGCGACGCCGAGGTGCGCGCGCAGGTGCTGAACCTGCTGATGGCGGGCACCGAGACCACCGCGACCACGCTGACCTGGGCGCTCTACCAGCTGGCCGCCTCGCCGGAGGCCACCGCCCGCCTGTCCGCCGAGCTCGCCGCCGAGCTGGGTGAGCGGCCGGTGACGGCCGCCGACCTGCCCCGGCTGGGCTACCTGGACCGCGTGCTCACCGAGGTCCTCCGCCTGCGCACCCCGGTGTGGCTGCTGATGCGCACCACGGTGGCCCCGGTCCGCCTGGCCGGTGCCGAGCTGCCACCCGGGACCGAGGTGCTGGTGGTGCCGCCGGTGCTGCACCGCGACCCGGCGCTGTACCCGGCCCCGCTCGCCTTCCACCCGGACCGCTGGCTGGCCCCGGAGGCCGACACCTGGCGGCGGACGCGCTTGTTCGCCTTCGGCGCGGGCGCGCACCACTGCGTCGGGGACGGCTTCGCGCGGACCGAGATGGCCATCGCGCTGGCCACCATCCACCGCCGCTGGCACGTGCGGCTGGCCCCGGGCGCGCGGGTGCGGGAACGGACGCGCGCCTTCCTCAAACCGACCGGTGTATCGCTGCTGGTGGACCCGCGCTAG
- a CDS encoding SDR family oxidoreductase, which translates to MSTPTALVTGASSGIGAATAKALVAKGFHVIGTSRDPDRIPPADRIPGVDYRPLDLTSEESTTAFAATLGDIDVLVNNAGESQSGPLEELPIDKVEDLFRLNVFGPVRLLQLVTPAMRARGRGRVVMVGSMLASFPLAYRSSYVATKAALRGFADAARHELSPFGVWVTTVEPGSINTGISTRRTKYIAEDSPHRPDFERMIAALDANEGKGISAETVAETILGAIIAPRPKPLYAVGSRAPLVFTLRRLLPRAAVLRMVARMHGLKR; encoded by the coding sequence ATGAGCACCCCCACCGCCCTGGTCACGGGCGCCTCCTCCGGCATCGGCGCGGCCACGGCAAAAGCCTTGGTGGCCAAGGGCTTCCACGTGATCGGCACGAGCCGCGACCCGGACCGCATCCCCCCGGCCGACCGCATCCCGGGTGTGGACTACCGCCCCCTGGACCTGACCAGCGAGGAGTCCACCACGGCGTTCGCGGCCACCCTGGGCGACATCGACGTCCTGGTCAACAACGCGGGTGAGAGCCAGAGCGGTCCCCTGGAGGAGCTGCCCATCGACAAGGTCGAGGACCTCTTCCGCCTCAACGTCTTCGGCCCGGTCCGCCTACTCCAGCTCGTCACCCCGGCCATGCGAGCCCGGGGTCGCGGCCGGGTGGTGATGGTCGGCTCGATGCTGGCCAGCTTCCCCCTGGCCTACCGTTCTTCCTACGTGGCGACCAAAGCGGCCCTGCGAGGCTTCGCCGACGCCGCCCGCCACGAACTGTCCCCCTTCGGCGTCTGGGTGACCACGGTCGAACCGGGCTCGATCAACACCGGCATCAGCACCCGCCGCACCAAGTACATCGCCGAGGACTCGCCGCACCGCCCGGACTTCGAGCGCATGATCGCCGCGCTGGATGCCAACGAGGGCAAGGGCATCAGCGCGGAGACCGTGGCGGAGACCATCCTGGGCGCGATCATCGCGCCGCGGCCGAAGCCGCTGTACGCCGTGGGCAGCAGGGCCCCGCTGGTGTTCACGCTGCGCCGCCTGCTGCCGAGGGCGGCCGTGCTGCGGATGGTGGCGCGGATGCACGGCCTGAAGCGGTAG
- the htpG gene encoding molecular chaperone HtpG has product MSTPTETLEFQSEARQLLQLMIHSIYSNKDTFLRELVSNASDALDKLRLATYRDKDLDADASDLRIEIDTDPEARTLTVRDNGIGMNREEVVNLIGTIAKSGTAEFLRKMKESQDAAGAQDLIGQFGVGFYASFMVADKVTLVTRKAGEAEGVRWESEGAGTYTIGPVADAPQGTSVTLHLKPEDAEDQLFDYTNPGKIREIVKRYSDFITWPIRMLAPAAPAAEPEEGAEPAEAAAPERETVNSMKALWARSQSEVTEAEYTEFYKHISHDWTDPLETIRLNAEGTFEYQALLFIPSRAPMDLFMRDAKRGVQLYVKRVFIMDDCEELLPEYLRFVKGVVDAADLSLNVSREILQQDRQIQLIRRRLVKKILQTAKSLQTDKPEAYATFWTEFGRAVKEGLLSDTENRDAILDICSFASTHSADEPTTLRAYVERMKDGQQHIYYLTGDNRAAMENSPHMEALRAKGYEVLLLTDPIDEMWVDAIPAGYDGKQLQSIAKGQVDLDTDEEKKATEVARETQQKEFEPLLTWLTTTLSEQVKEVRLSTRLTTSPACIVGDTYDLTPTLEKMYRAMGQELPQIKRILELNPEHALVAGLRAAHGERPEDAGLAETAELLYSMALLAEGGELPDPARFTRLLASKLEKSL; this is encoded by the coding sequence GTGAGCACCCCGACCGAAACCCTGGAGTTCCAGTCCGAGGCACGTCAGCTGCTCCAGCTGATGATCCACTCGATCTACTCGAACAAGGACACCTTCCTGCGGGAACTGGTGTCCAACGCCTCCGACGCGCTGGACAAGCTGCGCCTGGCGACCTACCGGGACAAGGACCTGGACGCCGACGCGAGCGACCTGCGGATCGAGATCGACACCGACCCGGAGGCGCGCACGCTGACCGTCCGGGACAACGGCATCGGCATGAACCGCGAGGAGGTGGTCAACCTCATCGGGACCATCGCCAAGTCGGGCACCGCCGAGTTCCTGCGCAAGATGAAGGAGTCGCAGGACGCGGCGGGCGCGCAGGACCTGATCGGCCAGTTCGGCGTCGGCTTCTACGCGAGCTTCATGGTGGCCGACAAGGTCACCCTGGTCACGCGCAAGGCGGGCGAGGCCGAGGGCGTGCGCTGGGAGTCGGAGGGGGCCGGTACCTACACGATCGGCCCGGTCGCCGACGCGCCGCAGGGCACGTCGGTGACCCTGCACCTGAAGCCTGAGGACGCCGAGGACCAGCTCTTCGACTACACCAACCCGGGCAAGATCCGGGAGATCGTGAAGCGCTACTCGGACTTCATCACCTGGCCGATCCGGATGCTGGCCCCTGCGGCGCCCGCGGCCGAGCCGGAGGAGGGCGCGGAGCCCGCCGAGGCCGCGGCTCCGGAGCGCGAGACGGTCAACTCGATGAAGGCGCTCTGGGCCCGCAGCCAGAGCGAGGTCACCGAGGCCGAGTACACCGAGTTCTACAAGCACATCAGCCACGACTGGACCGACCCGCTGGAGACCATCCGCCTGAACGCGGAGGGCACCTTCGAGTACCAGGCGCTGCTGTTCATCCCGTCGCGGGCGCCGATGGACCTGTTCATGCGGGACGCCAAGCGCGGTGTGCAGCTCTACGTCAAGCGCGTGTTCATCATGGACGACTGTGAGGAGCTCCTGCCGGAGTACCTGCGCTTCGTCAAGGGCGTGGTGGACGCGGCGGACCTGTCGCTGAACGTCAGCCGCGAGATCCTCCAGCAGGACCGCCAGATCCAGCTGATCCGCCGTCGCCTGGTCAAGAAGATCCTGCAGACGGCGAAGTCCCTCCAGACGGACAAGCCGGAGGCCTACGCCACCTTCTGGACCGAGTTCGGCCGGGCGGTCAAGGAAGGCCTGCTCTCCGACACCGAGAACCGCGACGCGATCCTGGACATCTGCTCCTTCGCGAGCACCCACTCGGCGGACGAGCCGACCACGCTGCGCGCCTACGTCGAGCGCATGAAGGACGGCCAGCAGCACATCTACTACCTCACCGGCGACAACCGCGCGGCCATGGAGAACAGCCCCCACATGGAGGCGCTCCGGGCCAAGGGCTACGAGGTCCTCCTGCTCACCGACCCGATCGACGAGATGTGGGTCGACGCGATCCCGGCGGGCTACGACGGCAAGCAGCTCCAGTCGATCGCCAAGGGCCAGGTCGACCTGGACACCGACGAGGAGAAGAAGGCCACCGAGGTCGCGCGCGAAACCCAGCAGAAGGAGTTCGAGCCCCTCCTCACCTGGCTGACCACCACCCTGTCGGAGCAGGTCAAGGAGGTCCGCCTCTCCACCCGCCTGACCACGAGCCCGGCCTGCATCGTGGGCGACACCTACGACCTGACCCCGACCCTGGAGAAGATGTACCGGGCGATGGGCCAGGAGCTCCCGCAGATCAAGCGCATCCTGGAGCTCAACCCCGAGCACGCGCTCGTGGCCGGGCTGCGCGCCGCGCACGGCGAGCGGCCGGAGGACGCGGGGCTGGCGGAGACCGCCGAGCTGCTGTACTCCATGGCGCTGCTGGCCGAGGGCGGGGAGCTGCCGGACCCGGCCCGCTTCACCCGCCTGCTGGCGTCGAAGCTGGAGAAGTCGCTCTGA
- a CDS encoding SAM-dependent methyltransferase, whose product MSTQSSWVPADVDVERASPARVYDYLLGGAWNFDSDREMAAQAIKRMPWVRDLARYNRQFLGRAVRHLAQSGVRQFLDLGSGMPTSKSVHEMAAETHADARVVYVEQEQVAVAHSELILSSVPGAGVVGMDMCAVAEVLAHPVTRSLLDLTEPVGVVLASSLHYVLDADEAARVVRGYLAAVPPGSHLVLSHITEDEGDGSEEVRRLVELSRSTTAAGVARSRAWIETLFEGLDVLAPGLVYTSQWRPNSPLRLVTDLPAHASLLAAVARKP is encoded by the coding sequence GTGAGCACCCAGTCCAGTTGGGTACCGGCGGACGTCGACGTCGAGCGGGCCAGCCCGGCCCGGGTGTACGACTACCTGCTCGGCGGGGCGTGGAACTTCGACTCCGACCGCGAAATGGCCGCTCAGGCCATCAAGCGCATGCCCTGGGTGCGCGACCTGGCGCGGTACAACCGGCAGTTCCTGGGCCGGGCGGTGCGCCACCTGGCCCAGTCCGGGGTGCGCCAGTTCCTGGACCTCGGCTCGGGCATGCCCACCTCCAAGAGCGTGCACGAGATGGCCGCCGAGACACACGCGGACGCCCGGGTGGTGTACGTGGAGCAGGAACAGGTTGCGGTCGCACACAGTGAACTGATCCTGTCCTCCGTTCCGGGGGCTGGTGTGGTGGGCATGGACATGTGTGCGGTGGCGGAGGTGCTGGCCCACCCGGTCACGCGCTCGCTGCTGGACCTGACCGAGCCGGTCGGCGTGGTGCTGGCCTCCTCGCTGCACTACGTGCTGGACGCGGACGAGGCGGCGCGCGTGGTGCGCGGCTACCTGGCCGCGGTGCCGCCGGGCAGCCACCTGGTGCTGTCCCACATCACCGAGGACGAGGGCGACGGCTCGGAGGAGGTCCGCCGCCTGGTGGAGCTGTCCCGGTCCACCACCGCCGCGGGTGTCGCGCGCTCGCGGGCGTGGATCGAGACGCTGTTCGAGGGCCTGGACGTGCTGGCGCCCGGCCTGGTCTACACCTCGCAGTGGCGCCCGAACTCGCCGCTGCGGCTGGTCACCGACCTGCCCGCGCACGCCAGCCTGCTCGCGGCGGTGGCGCGCAAACCCTAG
- a CDS encoding glycosyltransferase produces MNQRPLRIVIGADTFPPDVNGAANFAHRLASGLAAQGHDVHVLCPQPDASSTMLAGSHAMDGITVHHTRSYRWPFYQKFRFSLPWQAKVSARELLAELRPDVVHVQAHFVVGRALAQAAPALGIPLVATNHFMPENLFGLVKMPNVLRTAAARWAWRDLVKVFGQAQVVTAPTPRAVELLRDNHIGREALAISCGIDVDRYRALPTPAPSTGKTVLFVGRLDEEKRVDELLRALAKVPEELGVRAEVVGDGSCRTALENLAHQLGVQDRVVFHGHLSDEELLAAYARCDLFCMPGIAELQSLVTMEAMAAGKPVVAADAMALPHLVRPGHNGWLFPPGNVHVLAARLTQTLGDEEMLARMGAASAELIAGHAIANTLGRFEAIYRDLVGERAQVHALPGRAEERELSRTA; encoded by the coding sequence ATGAACCAGCGTCCCCTCCGCATCGTCATCGGCGCCGACACCTTCCCGCCGGACGTCAACGGCGCGGCCAACTTCGCGCACCGCCTCGCCTCGGGCCTGGCCGCCCAGGGCCACGACGTGCACGTGCTGTGCCCGCAGCCGGACGCCTCCAGCACCATGCTGGCCGGGTCACACGCCATGGACGGCATCACCGTGCACCACACCCGGTCCTACCGCTGGCCCTTCTACCAGAAGTTCCGCTTCTCCCTGCCCTGGCAGGCCAAGGTGAGCGCCCGGGAGCTGCTGGCCGAGCTGCGGCCGGACGTGGTGCACGTGCAGGCGCACTTCGTGGTCGGCCGCGCGCTGGCCCAGGCCGCGCCCGCGCTCGGCATCCCGCTCGTGGCGACCAACCACTTCATGCCGGAGAACCTGTTCGGGCTGGTCAAGATGCCCAACGTGCTGCGCACCGCGGCCGCGCGGTGGGCCTGGCGGGACCTGGTCAAGGTGTTCGGGCAGGCGCAGGTGGTCACCGCGCCCACACCGCGTGCGGTGGAGCTGCTGCGCGACAACCACATCGGGCGGGAGGCACTGGCCATCTCGTGCGGCATCGACGTGGACAGGTACCGCGCGCTGCCCACCCCGGCGCCGTCGACGGGCAAGACCGTGCTGTTCGTCGGGCGCCTGGACGAGGAGAAGCGCGTGGACGAGCTGCTGCGCGCGCTGGCCAAGGTGCCCGAGGAGCTCGGTGTGCGGGCCGAGGTCGTGGGCGACGGCTCGTGCCGGACCGCCCTGGAGAACCTCGCGCACCAGCTCGGCGTCCAGGACCGGGTGGTCTTCCACGGGCACCTCAGCGACGAGGAGCTGCTCGCCGCGTACGCCCGGTGCGACCTGTTCTGCATGCCGGGCATCGCCGAGCTGCAGAGCCTGGTGACCATGGAGGCGATGGCCGCGGGCAAGCCGGTGGTGGCCGCCGACGCCATGGCGCTGCCGCACCTCGTGCGCCCCGGGCACAACGGCTGGCTGTTCCCGCCCGGCAACGTGCACGTGCTGGCCGCGCGCCTGACCCAGACCCTCGGTGACGAGGAGATGCTGGCCCGGATGGGGGCGGCCAGCGCGGAGCTGATCGCCGGGCACGCGATCGCGAACACGCTCGGCCGGTTCGAGGCGATCTACCGGGACCTGGTCGGCGAGCGCGCCCAGGTGCACGCGCTGCCCGGACGAGCCGAGGAGAGGGAGCTCTCGCGCACGGCGTGA
- a CDS encoding FAD-binding dehydrogenase, whose product MAAEPDVVVVGAGLAGLVATHELVKAGRRVLVVDQENRNNLGAQAFWSLGGLFFVDSPEQRRLGIKDSYELALQDWLGSAGFDREDEDHWARQWAQAYVRFAATEKRAYLHDLGLRVTPVVGWAERGGAAADGHGNSVPRFHLTWGTGPEVVRVFLEPVLAAEQRGQVTFAFRHQVDELVVTGGAVTGVRGTVLEPTDLPRGKASSRVKVGEFELSAKAVLVSSGGIGHNHELIRRNWPTERLGKCPETMIAGVPAHVDGRMLGITEQAGGRIVNRDRMWHYTEGLHNWDPIWPDHAIRIIPGPSSLWFDANGKRLSAPNFPGFDTNASMKEILATGYDYSWFVLTQTILEKEFMLSGSEQNPEFTGKNLKAALSSRLAKGAPGPVAAFREHGVDFVVAKTLPELVAGMNKLARGPQLSAEDLERQIVARDREVGNAYSKDAQLAAITNARQYIGDKLARVVKPHRILDPAHGPLIAVRLNVLTRKTLGGLQTNLDSQVIGASGDPVPGLYAAGEVAGFGGGGVHGYNALEGTFLGGCIFSGRNAGRAMGRVAR is encoded by the coding sequence ATGGCAGCGGAACCCGATGTGGTCGTGGTGGGTGCGGGGCTCGCGGGCCTGGTCGCCACCCACGAGCTGGTCAAGGCGGGGCGGCGGGTCCTGGTCGTGGACCAGGAGAACCGCAACAACCTGGGCGCGCAGGCGTTCTGGTCGCTCGGCGGGCTGTTCTTCGTGGACAGCCCCGAGCAGCGCCGCCTGGGCATCAAGGACTCCTACGAGCTGGCGCTGCAGGACTGGCTGGGCTCGGCCGGGTTCGACCGCGAGGACGAGGACCACTGGGCACGGCAGTGGGCGCAGGCGTACGTGCGCTTCGCCGCCACCGAGAAGCGCGCCTACCTGCACGACCTCGGCCTGCGGGTGACCCCGGTGGTCGGCTGGGCCGAGCGCGGGGGCGCCGCCGCGGACGGGCACGGCAACTCGGTGCCCCGCTTCCACCTCACCTGGGGCACCGGGCCCGAGGTGGTGCGCGTGTTCCTGGAGCCGGTGCTGGCCGCCGAGCAGCGCGGCCAGGTCACCTTTGCCTTCCGGCACCAGGTCGACGAGCTGGTGGTCACCGGCGGCGCGGTCACCGGCGTGCGCGGCACCGTGCTGGAGCCCACCGACCTGCCACGCGGCAAGGCCTCCAGCCGGGTCAAGGTCGGCGAGTTCGAGCTCAGCGCCAAGGCCGTGCTGGTCTCCAGTGGCGGCATCGGGCACAACCACGAGCTGATCCGCCGCAACTGGCCGACCGAGCGGCTCGGCAAGTGCCCGGAGACCATGATCGCCGGGGTGCCCGCGCACGTGGACGGGCGGATGCTGGGCATCACCGAACAGGCAGGCGGGCGGATCGTCAACCGCGACCGCATGTGGCACTACACCGAGGGCCTGCACAACTGGGACCCGATCTGGCCGGACCACGCGATCCGCATCATCCCCGGGCCGTCCTCGCTGTGGTTCGACGCCAACGGCAAACGCCTGTCCGCGCCGAACTTCCCGGGCTTCGACACCAACGCCAGCATGAAGGAGATCCTGGCCACGGGGTACGACTACTCGTGGTTCGTGCTCACGCAGACCATCCTGGAGAAGGAGTTCATGCTGTCGGGCTCGGAGCAGAACCCCGAGTTCACCGGGAAGAACCTCAAGGCCGCGCTGTCCAGCCGCCTGGCCAAGGGCGCGCCGGGTCCGGTGGCGGCCTTCCGGGAGCACGGCGTGGACTTCGTGGTGGCCAAGACCCTGCCGGAGCTGGTGGCGGGCATGAACAAGCTGGCCCGGGGCCCGCAGCTGTCCGCCGAGGACCTGGAGCGGCAGATCGTGGCCAGGGACCGCGAGGTCGGCAACGCCTACAGCAAGGACGCGCAGCTGGCCGCGATCACCAACGCGCGCCAGTACATCGGCGACAAGCTGGCCCGGGTGGTGAAACCGCACCGGATCCTGGACCCGGCGCACGGTCCGCTGATCGCGGTGCGGCTGAACGTGCTGACGCGCAAGACCCTGGGCGGCCTCCAGACCAACCTGGACTCCCAGGTCATCGGCGCCTCGGGCGACCCGGTGCCGGGCCTGTACGCGGCGGGCGAGGTCGCGGGCTTCGGCGGCGGCGGCGTGCACGGCTACAACGCCCTGGAGGGCACGTTCCTGGGCGGCTGCATCTTCTCCGGCCGCAACGCCGGTCGCGCGATGGGCCGGGTGGCCCGATGA